The Methanosphaera sp. BMS genome contains a region encoding:
- a CDS encoding GNAT family N-acetyltransferase yields the protein MYEIIAKSKVLKLDKYDIIYDYESSESMEFFTKTHFDKYNKDSEIFIIIHENKLLGVFTLKDDIFKLNDNKYDCVKIDYLYICKKYRTYGLGTLILTDILWIVKRFRTKTNYILADSLVDSCMFYLKKGFDYYKSSKSEDEQFNIITMYKKIR from the coding sequence ATGTATGAAATAATAGCCAAAAGCAAAGTATTAAAATTGGATAAATATGACATCATATACGACTATGAATCTTCAGAAAGCATGGAATTCTTTACCAAAACTCATTTTGACAAGTACAATAAGGATAGTGAAATATTCATTATCATACATGAAAATAAATTACTGGGCGTATTCACATTAAAGGATGATATTTTTAAATTGAATGATAATAAATATGACTGTGTTAAAATTGATTATTTGTATATATGTAAGAAGTACAGGACATATGGTCTGGGAACATTGATTTTGACGGACATATTATGGATTGTCAAAAGATTTCGTACAAAGACCAATTATATACTGGCAGATTCACTTGTAGACAGCTGCATGTTCTACTTAAAAAAAGGATTCGATTACTACAAATCAAGCAAATCAGAAGACGAACAGTTTAATATCATAACGATGTACAAAAAAATCAGATAA
- a CDS encoding right-handed parallel beta-helix repeat-containing protein, producing the protein MQLSKSINKQNTIKSENKISNSNETSKRIKKENSQNNLKSSSDVGTFKELQEEIDKTGIGNVLKLTRDYKATSVNFLGRGDIDITYPIKINGQGHTLDANNIDRIFNIQSADVFIYNLTLINGDPLAKGSFIYWKGSRGLLENCTFKNVYKNGIQASTYSAIYLKSYNATIKDCVFHNLASKEGSAIYIDDQLDKIINCEFTDNYDEVAAKSQDGILLTKAGGAIYVNDKYTLIKDCYFNNNIAEEGGAIYINSNYVTVETCDFINNKASENGAAIYSNEYNVDIKNNSFALNRIGNGINPTSTIYNNIYSTKTMDADNNWWSNSITNKNVDLTYVNDEITVKDRIYLDIDYPSSAKLNNPVEIRVTLKKDDKTINGNIGRRLQVTASNAKVTPTSFRLDCTKTIKYTPIQDTKGNFTIYVGELSFTKDIEHIPIYSFTELQREINKAKNEYTLTHDYTYTPNIDDNSGIKISTPLKINGNGYTINGLNKSRLINIVSDNVTLENINLINGKWPKASAIYWDGSNGLLKNSNISHNYGGLNSVIYIEKDNVTLLSNTFNNNKAINEKGIIALNGNDISIINNTIKNSNIKNNQYPVGVPPNKKRDNYLNHCRVYENNSVYQTFTILEQRIKEIPDFYLDDDYTYDSEIDKGLKNGIKITKSIILDGSEHTINGNHAARIFDIESDNVTIKNISLINGKTDSKGGAIYWNGKNGILENSKLENNYAVMGGAVYINKANTKINRNTFNNNTAKNKGGAIHVQSPTSITNNLFTNNNASGYNKAVNFYDKKYLKPFTNNVYINNTQFTFETKIGSFTELQELINSANGTLTLTQGYKYHPIADTSLKNGIKITKAITIDGKKTMTSTGDKQIIDGNKEARIFDITSNNVTLTNVKLINGINDERGGAIIWDASNGKLENSIIENNFAPRGGAIYLKKENNTMTNNNFKYNSAAYGGAIYVSANNTTLENNIFQDNEAKNGPNYAVYTTNQLYVNDINNTYINNHAADYGGNAEDDDKNTPSYQENKKTVNNQKTTHNVNNIAKITVKKNNKVIKINNNQLTLATLNNIFGLNFTNGHLAVYIDGKLVFNDTTTDDLSQIIYDLLKLLSGNHEIKVEFTDNEGKTNTYTETITV; encoded by the coding sequence GTGCAACTAAGCAAAAGCATTAACAAGCAGAATACGATAAAATCTGAAAATAAAATAAGTAATTCAAACGAAACATCAAAGAGAATTAAGAAAGAAAACAGTCAAAACAATTTGAAAAGCTCATCTGATGTGGGAACATTCAAAGAACTACAGGAAGAAATTGATAAAACCGGTATTGGGAATGTATTAAAATTAACAAGAGATTATAAGGCTACATCTGTTAATTTTTTAGGTCGGGGAGATATTGATATTACCTATCCTATAAAAATTAATGGTCAAGGACATACATTAGATGCCAATAATATTGACAGAATATTTAATATTCAAAGTGCAGACGTATTTATATACAACCTCACATTGATAAATGGAGATCCATTAGCTAAAGGTAGTTTCATATACTGGAAAGGATCAAGGGGATTGTTAGAAAATTGTACATTTAAGAATGTTTATAAAAATGGAATTCAAGCTTCCACATATTCTGCAATCTATCTAAAATCTTATAATGCAACCATTAAGGATTGTGTTTTCCATAATCTTGCATCTAAAGAAGGAAGTGCAATTTATATAGATGATCAACTAGATAAGATAATAAACTGTGAATTCACTGATAATTATGATGAAGTGGCAGCCAAAAGCCAAGATGGAATTCTTTTAACAAAAGCTGGTGGAGCAATCTATGTAAATGATAAATATACTCTGATAAAAGATTGTTATTTTAATAATAATATAGCAGAGGAAGGAGGAGCCATTTACATAAATAGTAATTATGTTACTGTTGAAACATGTGATTTTATTAACAATAAAGCTAGTGAAAATGGAGCGGCAATTTATTCAAATGAATATAACGTCGACATAAAAAACAATTCATTTGCATTAAACAGAATAGGTAACGGAATTAATCCAACAAGTACAATTTATAATAATATTTATTCCACTAAAACTATGGATGCTGATAACAACTGGTGGTCAAACTCCATAACAAATAAGAATGTAGATTTAACTTATGTTAATGACGAGATTACAGTAAAAGATAGAATTTATCTTGATATTGATTATCCAAGCAGTGCCAAATTAAACAATCCAGTGGAAATCAGAGTTACGTTAAAAAAAGATGATAAAACAATAAACGGTAATATTGGTAGACGTTTACAAGTAACAGCAAGCAATGCCAAAGTAACTCCAACATCATTTAGATTAGATTGTACAAAAACCATTAAATATACGCCAATACAAGACACTAAAGGTAACTTCACAATATATGTGGGTGAACTGAGTTTTACAAAAGACATTGAACACATACCCATATATTCATTTACAGAATTACAAAGGGAAATCAACAAAGCAAAAAACGAATACACACTAACTCATGACTACACATACACTCCCAACATAGATGATAACTCCGGAATAAAAATAAGTACTCCACTAAAAATTAACGGTAACGGATATACAATAAACGGATTAAATAAATCAAGATTAATCAATATCGTCTCAGATAACGTAACACTCGAAAATATAAATTTAATAAATGGAAAATGGCCAAAAGCATCAGCAATATACTGGGATGGATCAAACGGATTATTAAAAAATTCCAACATATCCCATAATTATGGAGGTTTAAATTCAGTAATATACATTGAAAAAGACAATGTAACACTACTATCAAACACATTCAACAACAACAAAGCAATAAATGAAAAGGGAATAATTGCCCTAAATGGAAATGATATCAGCATAATAAACAACACAATAAAAAATTCAAACATCAAAAACAATCAATACCCTGTAGGAGTACCACCAAACAAAAAACGAGATAATTACCTTAATCACTGCAGAGTATATGAAAATAATAGTGTTTATCAAACATTTACCATACTAGAACAACGAATCAAAGAAATTCCCGACTTTTATCTAGATGATGACTACACATATGATTCTGAAATTGACAAAGGACTAAAAAATGGAATAAAAATAACAAAATCAATAATCCTTGATGGATCTGAACATACAATAAACGGAAACCATGCTGCAAGAATATTTGACATAGAATCAGATAATGTAACAATAAAAAATATAAGTCTGATAAACGGTAAAACAGACAGTAAAGGTGGAGCAATCTATTGGAATGGAAAAAATGGAATACTGGAAAACTCCAAACTTGAGAACAATTATGCAGTTATGGGTGGTGCCGTATACATCAACAAAGCAAACACAAAAATAAACAGAAATACCTTCAATAACAACACAGCAAAAAATAAAGGTGGAGCAATCCATGTTCAATCCCCTACAAGCATAACAAACAACCTCTTTACAAACAATAATGCATCAGGATATAATAAGGCAGTAAATTTCTATGATAAAAAATATTTAAAACCATTCACAAACAACGTCTACATAAACAACACACAATTCACATTTGAAACAAAAATCGGATCATTCACAGAACTACAGGAATTAATCAATTCCGCAAACGGTACACTAACACTAACACAAGGATATAAATACCATCCAATAGCAGATACATCATTAAAAAATGGAATAAAAATAACAAAAGCAATAACAATTGACGGTAAAAAAACAATGACCAGCACTGGAGATAAACAAATAATTGATGGAAACAAAGAAGCAAGAATATTCGATATAACAAGCAATAATGTGACACTGACAAATGTAAAACTAATAAACGGAATTAACGATGAACGAGGAGGAGCAATCATATGGGATGCATCCAATGGTAAACTAGAAAACTCCATAATCGAAAACAACTTCGCACCTAGGGGCGGGGCAATATACCTAAAAAAAGAAAACAACACCATGACAAACAACAATTTCAAATATAATTCAGCAGCATATGGTGGAGCAATCTACGTATCAGCAAATAATACAACCCTAGAAAATAACATATTCCAAGACAATGAAGCAAAGAACGGACCTAACTATGCAGTATACACTACAAATCAATTATACGTAAATGATATAAACAACACATACATAAACAATCATGCAGCAGACTATGGAGGAAATGCAGAAGACGATGACAAAAACACACCGTCATACCAAGAAAACAAAAAAACGGTAAACAATCAAAAAACAACCCATAACGTCAATAATATTGCCAAAATCACAGTAAAGAAAAACAATAAAGTAATAAAAATAAACAACAATCAATTAACATTAGCCACCTTAAACAACATTTTCGGTTTAAACTTTACAAATGGACATTTGGCGGTATACATTGATGGAAAATTAGTATTCAATGATACAACAACCGACGACCTATCACAGATAATATATGACCTTTTAAAATTATTATCCGGAAACCATGAAATAAAAGTAGAGTTCACAGACAATGAAGGAAAAACAAACACATATACTGAAACTATAACAGTATAA
- a CDS encoding adenylosuccinate synthetase — protein MTCTILVGGQWGDEGKGKCITYFCTKDKPDIIARAGVGPNAGHSVEFNGDKYALRLTPSGFFNKDARLLIGAGVLVNPEVFQHELEYLEKYNTDGRTFMDSNCAIITDKHTQADKDSSYLSKKIGTTGSGCGPANADRINRTIDYAKDVDCLKEYITDVPTEVNKALDEGKDVFIEGSQGFGLSLYYGTYPFVTSKDTCASTAAADVGVGPTRIDEVVVIFKAYTTRVGEGPFPTEISPEEAEAMGIEEFGVVTGRKRRVGLFDKEFAKRSCMINGATQVALTCIDRLYPECYQANEYDDLSQEAKDYIADIEESIGVPITIISTGPDLADTIDLRDEKLN, from the coding sequence ATGACATGTACCATTTTAGTTGGTGGCCAATGGGGAGACGAAGGTAAAGGAAAATGTATCACTTACTTTTGTACCAAAGATAAACCAGACATCATTGCAAGAGCAGGAGTAGGTCCAAATGCAGGCCATTCCGTTGAATTTAATGGTGATAAATATGCCCTTAGATTAACACCATCTGGTTTTTTCAATAAAGATGCAAGATTATTAATAGGTGCTGGCGTACTAGTAAATCCGGAAGTATTCCAACATGAACTAGAATATCTTGAAAAATACAACACCGATGGTAGAACATTCATGGATTCAAACTGTGCAATAATAACAGACAAACACACACAGGCAGATAAAGATTCATCATACCTATCCAAGAAAATAGGAACAACCGGCAGTGGATGCGGACCTGCAAACGCAGATAGAATAAACAGGACAATAGACTATGCAAAAGATGTAGACTGCCTAAAAGAATACATTACCGACGTACCAACAGAAGTAAACAAAGCATTGGATGAAGGAAAAGATGTATTCATCGAAGGATCTCAAGGATTCGGGCTAAGCCTATACTATGGAACATATCCATTTGTTACAAGTAAAGATACATGTGCAAGTACGGCAGCTGCAGACGTAGGGGTAGGACCAACAAGAATAGATGAAGTAGTTGTAATCTTCAAAGCATACACAACCCGTGTAGGAGAAGGACCATTCCCAACAGAAATAAGCCCAGAAGAAGCAGAAGCTATGGGAATAGAAGAATTTGGAGTAGTGACTGGACGTAAAAGAAGAGTCGGACTATTCGACAAAGAATTTGCAAAACGTTCATGTATGATAAATGGTGCAACACAAGTGGCATTAACCTGTATCGACAGACTATACCCTGAATGCTACCAAGCAAACGAATATGATGACCTATCACAGGAAGCAAAAGACTACATTGCAGACATAGAAGAAAGCATAGGCGTACCTATAACAATCATATCAACAGGACCTGACTTAGCCGATACAATAGACCTCAGAGATGAAAAACTAAACTAA